Proteins found in one bacterium genomic segment:
- a CDS encoding acyl carrier protein → MEIETEVLDILRRTALSGSRRPVGPDEPLGELGVGLDSLALIEFATAIEKRFQIQLPDEMWVERSQLSLGRLSDWIHQSISPSTIAGWEALQPPPVQPDAAEKNISLEVEAAPASNQTIEYFRILGRRLTGAFGSFYQHEEWYILEFRLTENPLPSFSPAIPVQVRPAALEDRDPLHTFWNSFTYETIDGQKMDMTLFKARLDSGAICLAAWRQEQIIGMDWLFTLGYRCPYSGLTITWPPDTCYGGELWEHAAFHGQGVGMSLLSASLAAARKAGYLRQVTLVKAHNTKMLSAAVQLYGFEKIGTISVNRLRRRPFSIWHKGGKVWIL, encoded by the coding sequence GTGGAAATAGAAACCGAGGTGCTCGACATCTTGCGCCGGACCGCCCTCAGCGGCAGCCGCCGCCCTGTGGGCCCGGACGAACCCCTGGGGGAGCTGGGAGTGGGGCTGGACTCGCTGGCCTTGATCGAATTCGCCACTGCGATTGAAAAACGATTTCAAATTCAGCTGCCTGATGAGATGTGGGTGGAACGCAGTCAGCTTTCCCTGGGCCGTTTGAGCGATTGGATACACCAATCCATTTCTCCTTCAACCATCGCCGGATGGGAGGCGCTGCAGCCGCCACCGGTGCAGCCGGATGCCGCAGAAAAAAACATATCCCTTGAAGTTGAAGCCGCGCCCGCTTCCAATCAAACAATTGAGTATTTCCGCATACTGGGCCGGCGGCTGACCGGCGCGTTCGGCTCTTTCTATCAGCATGAGGAATGGTATATTTTGGAATTCAGGCTGACGGAAAATCCTTTGCCCTCCTTTTCGCCCGCCATCCCGGTGCAGGTGCGGCCGGCGGCTTTGGAGGATCGCGATCCATTGCACACTTTTTGGAACTCTTTTACCTATGAGACCATTGACGGGCAAAAGATGGATATGACGTTGTTCAAAGCCCGCCTTGATTCCGGCGCTATCTGCCTGGCGGCATGGCGCCAGGAACAGATTATCGGCATGGATTGGCTCTTTACACTTGGATACCGGTGCCCCTATTCCGGGCTGACGATCACCTGGCCGCCGGACACCTGTTACGGCGGAGAACTCTGGGAACATGCCGCATTTCACGGACAAGGCGTCGGCATGTCTCTTTTATCCGCCTCACTGGCAGCCGCTCGAAAGGCGGGATATCTCCGCCAGGTGACCCTGGTCAAAGCGCATAACACCAAAATGCTCAGCGCCGCCGTTCAGCTCTACGGCTTTGAAAAGATCGGCACCATCAGCGTCAACCGTTTACGGCGCAGGCCCTTTTCGATCTGGCACAAAGGGGGTAAAGTCTGGATTCTGTAA